GGCTCATTGCGGCGATTTCCAGCATTTTGGTGACTATCGCCATGGTCACCTATTTCGCCGTGGGCTCGGGCATATTTATCGGGGAAATTTTAGGAATACCCTCTTTTTGGGCAGCCCTGATCATGATCGTTCTGGCGATGATTTACACCGTCGCCAGCGGTCTCTACGGCGTTGTCTGGACTGATGTTTTTCAGGGCTTGTTAATTTTCGGCACCATTATTTACGTCATTGTGCTCGCTGTGACAAAAGCCCACCTCCCGGACGTTTTTTCTATTTCAGTCCCCTTGCGCGACGGAACATTCCAGGCAATTCAAACCACGCGCGATGCCTGGTCAAGCATCATTCCGCACTGGAAACTAAATTTCTCGGCCGAATGCTCTTATTCGATTTACAATTTATTCGGTATCGCCATTTTATTTTATCTCATCAAAGTAACTATCGAAGGAATGGGCGGCACAGGAAACTACATGCTGCAACGCTATTTTGCCGCACGCAGCGACAGAGAGGCGGGTTTACTTTCGCTGTTCTGGACATTTTTGTTGGCCTTTCGTTGGCCTTTCATCGCGGCAATTGCCATTTTAGGAATTTCCTACGGTTCCACCAATGGCGTGATTCAAAATCCGGAAGCGGTTTTACCTATTGTGCTCAAGCAAATGATGCACACCGGCATGAAAGGCTTATTGGTCGCCGGATTAATGGCGGCTGCAATGTCTACATTCGACTCCACAGTCAACGCCGGCGCCGCCTATTGGGTGAAAGATATTTATCAGGCGTATCTCAAACCTGATGCCAGTGAAAAACGTCTCATGATGCACAGTCGTTTGGCGTCGGTGGCCATCGTCCTCGCCGGACTTCTGTTTAGTTTGTTGATTAAAAATATCAATGAAATCTGGGGCTGGATCACCATGAGCATCGGCGGCGGTATGATTATTCCGCAATTGGCGCGATGGTACTGGTGGCGCCTCAACGGCTATGGTTTTGCTATCGGCACCGGCGCCGGGATGTTCGCCGCAGTGTTGCAACGGGCGCTTTTCCCGCAAATTCCGGAATATGTGTCTTTTATTTTTGTCAGTAGCACTTCGCTCCTGGCAATGATTTTGGGTACAATTTTCACGCCCGGGACAGACGAGGAAACATTGAAGATTTTTTACAGGAAAACACGTCCCTTCGGTTTCTGGGGACGCATTAAAAATTCGATTCCAGCGTCGGTCAGAGAAAATGTTCGCAAAGAAAACCGCCGCGACATCATCGCGCTGCTTTTTGCCGTTCCCTGGCAGGTCGTATTGTTTTTGTTCATGATGATGATGGTGCTTCGGCGTTGGCACACAGTTGGCACATTGGCTATTCTGCTGACAGTGCTGTCATTCGGACTGTATCATTTTTGGTACAAACATCTATCCACGGAAGTACATATCGATGAAAATGTAAACTCTGATGCATAAAAGATAACATGAAAATCTAAATTCATCCGGGCTATACTATAGACCGAGTATTTTTTTAGCTTCTTTTTTTCATTTCAGCTATTGAAAAATATCAATTGAATAGTCCAAGCCTTCTAAAGTCTTTTCCCCAAAAAAACATTGACAAACAAAGGGAAATGTGTTATATTAATGAAAAAGTCAGTTAATCCCTTTTCCAATTCATAGAAAACATCAAAGAAGGTAAATATTTTTAAGTAAAATCCGTTCTAAAAGTTGGTGAATTATAAACAAATTTGTTCCTGCTCATAGTTCAGACTATGTCAAAAGAATATTTCATAAAAACCTATCGTAGTGCGAAGAATTTAGATTTGCAACTGTTATAATATTGAAAGATGATTTGGCCAGGTCAATCAATGAAATTGCCAGCTGATTCTATTATTGCCCATGAAAAATTAACATCCTATATTCTGGCTCCGAGAAAAAGAAACGATAAATCTAAATGGATGGCTCAGGCAGGATATTTTTTAGAAAACTGGCGAGAATTAGAACACGATTTGCGCAGGCAAATTCTATCGCTTGATGCAACACCCATTGACAAAACGGAATATGGTCAACTGTATGAAATCAAAGGCAAATTGTTTGGACCTAATGGGCGATTCTTGTCAATATGTTCCATTTGGATAACGAAATTTAAATCAGGTCAAACCAAATTCGTCACCATGTTCCCTGACAAAAGGAAAGTCCAATGATGAAATACGAATTATTCAAAGAAGTATCTTTGGCAAAAGATATGCCCGAAAAGGGATTGAAAAAAGGAGATGTGGCAACTATTGTTGAGTATCATCCGGGAGATAACTCCCCGGATGGGTACACGTTAGAGGTATTCAATGTGTTCGGCGATACCATTGCCATCGTCACAGTATCGGAAGACGATATTGAACCATTAAAAGAAAATGAAATTTTCACAGCTCGAACTTTGGAAATTCTATGAATTGGAGCGGTTGAAAGTTAAGCAAATTTGTTTCAGACAAGCAATGAATTACTGCCGGCCACCGAGTATCCCATCAAACAGGCTATTAGCTCTTAAATTTCAATGAATGCTGACTATAATAGCCCGATTATTTTTTCTTTTCCATTTTTCTTTTGGGGATTCAGATGTAGCACACGTATGAGGTGTACTATACCTTTGTTGGAGAAGCTCTAAAAGCAATTTGAACTTTATCCCAATTAAAACAGCTCATAATTTTTGTTTATTATCATCCACGGATTAGAAATTTCTTCATCAAAGAAATTAATTCTTTATCATCGAAACAAACATTCCCCTTGATATTTATCTCATAATTTCTTATTTTGTGCTCTACGGATTCGGCAAATTTTGTAATTGAAATTCGATCGGGCGAGAATGAAAACTCTTAAGATTGGTATCATTTTCATTTGTTTCATACTAATTTTGCAATTGATTCATTGCGCTGGAGACCGCGAGCGCACGATCATCGTCTGGCATTCGATGCGTCCACTGGGGACAAAAATTTTGCAGCGCCAGTTGGACAAATTTGCCCAAACTCATCATAACTGGATTTTCCGCCAGCTTTTTTATGAACCGGAAACAGCCCGCTCCAATTACATCATTTCTGCCATGGGCGGCAGCGGCCCCTCTCTTTTCTGGGGCGCCAGCGACAATATAGGCCCTTTCGTTGAACTGCGCGTCATCCAGCCGTTGGAAAATTATTTCACGCAAACATTTTTGGACAGCTTCATTCAAAAACCTATTCCGGCAAATACTTACTTTCAGGGACATTTGTACCAAATCGCCGACCGCGTGGGTAATCATTTATGTTTGGTTTACAATAAAAAATTGATCCCACAACCTCCCAAATCAATTGCAGAGCTGCGTCGATTGGGAAAAAATCTGTTGCAGGACAAAAACGGTGACGGGAAACCCGACATGTACGCCCTTGCCTGGAATTACACCGAGCCCTATTTTGCCGTGCCGTTCATCGCCGGATTTGGAGGACGAATTCTGGATGACCAAAACAAGCCGACACTGGATACCGAAGCCACGGTGAAAGCGGCGCAATTGATTTACGATTTGGCCCACAAAGACAAAATTATTCCTATTGAATGCGATTACGAAATTGCCAACGCCCTTTTTCTCGACGGCTACGCCGCAATGATCATTAACGGCCCCTGGTCCTGGGGCACTTACATCAACAACGGCATCGATATTGGCGTAACGCGGATTCCCAAAATCGACGAGACCGGACTTTGGCCCGCGCCCATGGTTTCTCCGCTGGGTTACTCTGTCAATGTGAATCTGTCCGGAGAAAAATTGAAAGTAACGCTGGAATTGCTCAAATTTTTGACTTCCGCAGAAGAGGAATTGGAATTCACGCGCGCCATGGGAACAATTCCCACGCGCATCGATGCCATCAGCGACACCGCTGTCACGAAAAACGAACTGATTCAGAGCTCAATTTATCAAATGGAAGTCGGACAAATCATGCCCGTGGTCACCGAATTGCGCTGGATTTGGGACGCCATGCGGCCTGCTTACCAGTCTATTTTTACCGGCAGATTGACGCCAAAACAAGCAGCGCGCCAAATGCAGCAATTAGCGGAAAAATTAATCAGGGAGAATCGATAGCGTCATGGCTTCCGGAGTGGGAAATATTCGCAATAACAGGCTGGCGTATCTTTACACCATGCCGGCATTCATCGTCATGGGAATTGTTGTCATTTACCCGTTTTTGTACAACATTGTGTTGTCATTTTCCAATATGAATTTGACTCATTTCTACGATTGGCGACTCACAGGCCCGCAAAATTATGTCAAAGTTTTTCAGGAAAGAACTTTCTGGTATTTCTTTTTCAAAACAATACTCTGGACGGTGATCAATGTTTTTTTTCACGTGACCATCGGCGTTTTTCTGGCGTTGATTTTAAACAAAGACCTGAAGGCGAAGTCATTTTTTCGGACATTACTCATTTTGCCCTGGGCCGTCCCGCAATACATCACGGCTCTGACCTGGCGCGGCATGTTCAATTCCGAATATGGTGCCATCAGTCTCATCATTCACAAAATTTTCGGAGTGCAAATTCCGTGGCTCACCACGGAATGGGGCGCTTTCACTGCCTGCGTGGTCACCAATGTCTGGCTCGGCTTCCCGTTCATGATGGTTATCGCCCTCGGCGGCTTACAGAGCATTCCCGATGAATTGTACGAAGCTGCCGAGATCGACGGCGCTTCCTGGCGGCACAAATTAAAAAATATCACCATTCCCCTGCTGAAACCGGTAATGATTCCGGCGATCACATTGGGAATAATCTGGACGTTCAATAATTTTAACATCGTCTGGCTGGTTAGTAACGGCGGCGAGCCGGCAGACACCACGCATATTTTGGTGTCGTGGGTCTACAAATCAGGATTTCGCTATTTTCGCATGGGCTACGCTGCGGCGTTTTCCATGATCATTTTTCTGATTTTGCTCATCTTTAGCTGGAATTTTATTAAAAAAAGCAAAGCCACGGAAACGGTGTATTAAGCGAGCGAAAATTAATGAGAAAACCAAGAGATTTATCACTATCAGGCAAAATTGGGGCGTACGGAATTTTGAGCGTTTTCACGATTTTTGCCATCTATCCCATTTTGCGAGTGCTCACGATTTCTCTCCGGCCCGGCGACAGATTGTTGAGCAAATCGTTGGCAATAATTCCGCCACACGCCACTTTGCAGACCTACGTCAAATTATTCACGCAAGAGCCGTTTCTGCGGTGGATGTTCAACAGCTTGATCATTTCCGCGGCGGTCATGCTCGTCGGCGTGGGTTTGGCAGCGACGGCAGGATACGCATTTTCGCGCTATCGTTTCCGCGGCAAAAGCGTCGCCATGTTCGCATTGATCACGACGCAAATGTTTCCGTTGACTATGCTGTTGCTGCCGCTGTTCATCATGTTGATTAAATTGAAACTTTACGATTCGTACGTCGGTTTAATCATCGCTTATTCGGCGACGGCGCTGCCGTTCACGACCTGGCAAATGAAAGGCTATTACGACACAATTCCGTTCAGCCTCGAAGAAGCGGCTTCCATCGACGGCAGCTCGCAAGTAGGGACATTTTGGCGGATTGTGCTGCCGTTAGCTGCGCCGGCGTTGGTCATTACCGCGCTTTTTTCGTTCATGACTGCCTGGTCCGAATATCTTGTGGCGGCGGTTTTGATTCAAGACCAGAATTTATTCACTTTACCCCTGGGACTAAAAACATTTCAGTCCGCCATGGAAACATCCTGGGGCCTCTACTCGGCGGGTGCGATTATGGTGAGTTTGCCTGTAGTGATTTTATTTTTATTTTTAAGCCGATGGCTAATTTCCGGCTTGACTCTGGGAAGCGTAAAAGGTTAGGAGAAAAAAATGGGAAAATTATCTATCCTGTCGGAATTGTGGCAATTTTTGAAAGTACGCAAAAAATGGTGGCTGGGGCCCATCATTCTTTTTTTGCTCTTGTTAGGTCTATTAATCGTTTTTACCGAAGGGTCGGCGCTGGCGCCTTTCATTTACGCCCTGTTTTAATTCAAAGGCATTAAAATTGAGCAGCGAATCACTTGTTTTTGCTTCAAAAAAGAAGACTCATATTTTTGGATAAAATTTCTCGCAAACAGTTTAACTGAACAATGCAAACAAAACTCAAAAAACTCTTTTTTTTTATCGTCACTTTTTTGATTCCCGTTCTTTTTTTCGTTCTTCTGGAACTGTCGCTGCGCCTGATTGGCGCAGGCGGCGACGAGAAGCTCATTGTAAAAATTAAAGAAAATGGCAAAGAATTTTATCAGTTAAACCAGAATGTCGGCAAGCGATATTTTGTGCGCACCGATGCCAGCATGATTCCGCAGCTTTATCCGCAAAGATTTCCCGTGAAAAAATCGCCGAGGACAATCCGTATTTTTCTGCTTGGCGGCTCCACCATGGCAGGCTTCCCCTACGAACTCAACGCGCGCATCAACAGTCTGCTGAAAGATCGACTTTCCGTCTATTTTCCAAAGAAAAATGTTGAAGTTATCAATTTCGGACTTTCTGCGGTGAACAGCTTCACTGTACTCGATTTTGCGCGGGAAATTGTCGATTATCAGCCTGATTTGGCCATCATTTACATGGGGCACAACGAATTTTACGGCGCGTTCGGCGTGGGCTCATTGGAACAATTCGCTAAAAATCCCCGATGGGTGCGCTTTTATTTGCGCCTGAGACGCTTCCGAACGTTTCTGTTATTGCGCAGCGCCATTGCGAAAATTTATGCGAAGACTCGGGCATCCGATCAGAATTACCATCAGACGTTGATGGAAAAAATCGCGAAAAAGAAAGCCATCCCTGTCAATAGCGCGGACTATCGTTTGGCATGTCGCTACTTCCGCGAGAACTTGGACGAGATTATCTCCACGATTCAAAAGAAAAAAATCCATGTTTTCGTTTCCACGCTGACCAGCAATCTGAAGGATCAATTTCCGTTCGTTTCATTGTTTTCCGACTCAATTCCCAGGGAACAAAAGGCAGCCTGGGAGAAGGCATTTCACGAAGCAGACGAGGAATTCAAAAATACGAATTACCGAAAATGTTTTCAATATCTGCAACAATGCCGGGAAATCGATTCCCGACCAGCAAAATTGCATTTCTTGCTCGGAAAATATTTTTTCGCCAACCGCGACACGCTTCACGCGCGCCAGGAATTCATTTATGCGAGAGATGGGGACGCGCTCCGTTTTCGCGCGCCGTCTATTTTCAATGAAATCATCGAGCAGGTTGCCGCTGAACACAAAACTCCTGTTATCCCAATGGACTCTGTTTTCAACGCCTCCTCGCCGGAAAAAATTGTCGGCTACGGACTCATCACAGAACATTTGCATCCCAACATTCGCGGATTTGAAATCATGGCAAAAGCCTTTGCTAAAACTTTTGTGCAGCAATTTCCTTTGAACGAGCCCCCGCGAAACCTGTCATTTTCTGATGAATATTTTCAGCAAAAAGCAGCAATTACAATTTTTGACGAAGCCATTGGCGACGTGACAATTCAAAAGTTGACTTCGCGGTGGCCTTATCGGCATAAACGAAATTTGATTCAATACGAAAACAGCGCTGACAAAGAATTTGTGGAATCCCTTGTCAAAAAATATCAATCGAAAGAAATTTCATGGAACCAAGCGCACTATTCCCTGGCAGATTATTTCATTCAAAAAAGTCAATTTGAAAAAGCTCTTCGCGAATATCTTGCTGTAATTAAAGTTGTGCCGAAGAACTACTACCCCCATTTCAAAATTGCAAATTTATTTTTTGCCCAAAACAAATTT
This region of Calditrichota bacterium genomic DNA includes:
- a CDS encoding sugar ABC transporter permease — protein: MASGVGNIRNNRLAYLYTMPAFIVMGIVVIYPFLYNIVLSFSNMNLTHFYDWRLTGPQNYVKVFQERTFWYFFFKTILWTVINVFFHVTIGVFLALILNKDLKAKSFFRTLLILPWAVPQYITALTWRGMFNSEYGAISLIIHKIFGVQIPWLTTEWGAFTACVVTNVWLGFPFMMVIALGGLQSIPDELYEAAEIDGASWRHKLKNITIPLLKPVMIPAITLGIIWTFNNFNIVWLVSNGGEPADTTHILVSWVYKSGFRYFRMGYAAAFSMIIFLILLIFSWNFIKKSKATETVY
- a CDS encoding tetratricopeptide repeat protein, encoding MQTKLKKLFFFIVTFLIPVLFFVLLELSLRLIGAGGDEKLIVKIKENGKEFYQLNQNVGKRYFVRTDASMIPQLYPQRFPVKKSPRTIRIFLLGGSTMAGFPYELNARINSLLKDRLSVYFPKKNVEVINFGLSAVNSFTVLDFAREIVDYQPDLAIIYMGHNEFYGAFGVGSLEQFAKNPRWVRFYLRLRRFRTFLLLRSAIAKIYAKTRASDQNYHQTLMEKIAKKKAIPVNSADYRLACRYFRENLDEIISTIQKKKIHVFVSTLTSNLKDQFPFVSLFSDSIPREQKAAWEKAFHEADEEFKNTNYRKCFQYLQQCREIDSRPAKLHFLLGKYFFANRDTLHARQEFIYARDGDALRFRAPSIFNEIIEQVAAEHKTPVIPMDSVFNASSPEKIVGYGLITEHLHPNIRGFEIMAKAFAKTFVQQFPLNEPPRNLSFSDEYFQQKAAITIFDEAIGDVTIQKLTSRWPYRHKRNLIQYENSADKEFVESLVKKYQSKEISWNQAHYSLADYFIQKSQFEKALREYLAVIKVVPKNYYPHFKIANLFFAQNKFAEAAEWYKKALLRNNKPFVKAKLGMVYLNMSKFAEAEKIFLDAIRQEEHLKSLSPAESSLLYYYFALSQIQLGKQNSAREPLQKALQFNPNNAEARQLLKLLKSNKRLRIKF
- a CDS encoding DUF4926 domain-containing protein; amino-acid sequence: MKYELFKEVSLAKDMPEKGLKKGDVATIVEYHPGDNSPDGYTLEVFNVFGDTIAIVTVSEDDIEPLKENEIFTARTLEIL
- a CDS encoding extracellular solute-binding protein; protein product: MKTLKIGIIFICFILILQLIHCAGDRERTIIVWHSMRPLGTKILQRQLDKFAQTHHNWIFRQLFYEPETARSNYIISAMGGSGPSLFWGASDNIGPFVELRVIQPLENYFTQTFLDSFIQKPIPANTYFQGHLYQIADRVGNHLCLVYNKKLIPQPPKSIAELRRLGKNLLQDKNGDGKPDMYALAWNYTEPYFAVPFIAGFGGRILDDQNKPTLDTEATVKAAQLIYDLAHKDKIIPIECDYEIANALFLDGYAAMIINGPWSWGTYINNGIDIGVTRIPKIDETGLWPAPMVSPLGYSVNVNLSGEKLKVTLELLKFLTSAEEELEFTRAMGTIPTRIDAISDTAVTKNELIQSSIYQMEVGQIMPVVTELRWIWDAMRPAYQSIFTGRLTPKQAARQMQQLAEKLIRENR
- a CDS encoding sodium:solute symporter; the encoded protein is MQIWDYVIVAIYLIAMVVIGLLLQKRASADIDSYFLGNRKLPWWVLGASGMASNLDVSGTMINTAWIFALGAAGFFIEIRGGVTLILAFLMIFMGKWNRRSEVMTLAEWMAFRFGKGREGDVARLIAAISSILVTIAMVTYFAVGSGIFIGEILGIPSFWAALIMIVLAMIYTVASGLYGVVWTDVFQGLLIFGTIIYVIVLAVTKAHLPDVFSISVPLRDGTFQAIQTTRDAWSSIIPHWKLNFSAECSYSIYNLFGIAILFYLIKVTIEGMGGTGNYMLQRYFAARSDREAGLLSLFWTFLLAFRWPFIAAIAILGISYGSTNGVIQNPEAVLPIVLKQMMHTGMKGLLVAGLMAAAMSTFDSTVNAGAAYWVKDIYQAYLKPDASEKRLMMHSRLASVAIVLAGLLFSLLIKNINEIWGWITMSIGGGMIIPQLARWYWWRLNGYGFAIGTGAGMFAAVLQRALFPQIPEYVSFIFVSSTSLLAMILGTIFTPGTDEETLKIFYRKTRPFGFWGRIKNSIPASVRENVRKENRRDIIALLFAVPWQVVLFLFMMMMVLRRWHTVGTLAILLTVLSFGLYHFWYKHLSTEVHIDENVNSDA
- a CDS encoding ABC transporter permease subunit, whose amino-acid sequence is MRKPRDLSLSGKIGAYGILSVFTIFAIYPILRVLTISLRPGDRLLSKSLAIIPPHATLQTYVKLFTQEPFLRWMFNSLIISAAVMLVGVGLAATAGYAFSRYRFRGKSVAMFALITTQMFPLTMLLLPLFIMLIKLKLYDSYVGLIIAYSATALPFTTWQMKGYYDTIPFSLEEAASIDGSSQVGTFWRIVLPLAAPALVITALFSFMTAWSEYLVAAVLIQDQNLFTLPLGLKTFQSAMETSWGLYSAGAIMVSLPVVILFLFLSRWLISGLTLGSVKG